From a region of the Syngnathus typhle isolate RoL2023-S1 ecotype Sweden unplaced genomic scaffold, RoL_Styp_1.0 HiC_scaffold_207, whole genome shotgun sequence genome:
- the LOC133148943 gene encoding protein diaphanous homolog 1-like gives MESTTDSQQRESSARPKRDPRPPAHLDPYEVTLLPSQQPVAQASSTPVGQLGQVLSTRARSLTSYRSAAHSRRSSQMSNGLSLLQSTSDIQAAALEEEIKGLELADLQQEIEEERKADLEAAALDAQAREGQRLQEEAHLAKERLAKEMGRRRRLKKLEKEVQIASLVKTYLSETNDDAVSTSSAPATFSKPSLRSQPPRVPFVLTQHPPVQPPPPAPVQIPPPATVPGQIVAPPANLITNAQASFPVSAPPIAATVAAFPPGRVSSSPVLPTVTSHAVGTLPITSLPSQYPGVSATSISFTTPPLATSVMPPPPTMP, from the coding sequence ATGGAATCAACAACTGATAGCCAGCAGCGGGAGTCGTCGGCCCGACCCAAGAGAGATCCTCGTCCACCTGCACATTTAGACCCATATGAAGTCACTCTTTTGCCCTCTCAACAACCTGTAGCCCAAGCCTCCTCTACACCTGTAGGACAACTAGGCCAGGTTCTGTCAACCAGAGCAAGGAGTTTGACAAGTTACCGGTCAGCTGCACATTCACGACGATCATCTCAGATGTCAAACGGTCTCAGTCTGCTCCAAAGCACATCAGACATACAAGCAGCTGCACTAGAAGAGGAGATAAAGGGTTTGGAGCTTGCAGACCTACAACAGGAAatagaagaggaaagaaaggcTGACTTGGAGGCTGCAGCATTGGATGCACAAGCCAGGGAAGGACAACGGCTACAAGAAGAGGCACATTTGGCTAAAGAGAGACTAGCTAAAGAGATGGGGAGACGCAGGCGCTTGAAGAAGCTGGAGAAAGAGGTACAAATTGCCAGTCTTGTGAAGACCTACCTATCAGAGACGAACGATGATGCCGTGTCCACTTCATCAGCTCCCGCTACATTCTCCAAGCCGTCCCTGCGATCACAGCCACCGCGGGTGCCCTTCGTTCTCACCCAGCATCCACCTGTACAACCGCCACCTCCAGCGCCCGTTCAAATACCACCTCCAGCTACTGTCCCTGGACAGATAGTAGCACCACCCGCTAATCTCATCACAAATGCCCAAGCTAGTTTTCCTGTCAGCGCACCACCCATTGCAGCAACAGTAGCTGCATTTCCACCTGGACGTGTATCATCCTCGCCCGTCCTCCCCACGGTGACAAGCCATGCAGTTGGAACGCTACCGATTACAAGTCTCCCATCTCAATATCCAGGTGTTTCTGCTACCAGTATAAGCTTCACAACACCACCACTGGCAACTTCAGTGATGCCACCACCTCCTACAATGCCATAG